One window from the genome of Pungitius pungitius chromosome 14, fPunPun2.1, whole genome shotgun sequence encodes:
- the cdc25b gene encoding M-phase inducer phosphatase 2: MESDDVFVPTSPVSAVLKRRPDGIPGLSSLFLPEMSTKNSHCRDLFSPGPAAVLSPVTNLALDMNNLAVLGSQCDTPKRRKHARLDKIPSFASDVSSDAGLGMDSPSPMDAVEMDDSFEKAIQHSSRVVNERMPIRRINSLPLQLQCFSPSLKGQETDSHRYGIFGQPPSRMSAASGPRCENKENLPEEGFEFKKPTKPVSRCRVRSFNGSRSKDAFARRPSSAPALMFSPPPPMQPLDFDSSPVFVRRPSLLDDEDDGFLEALDDNMENDSGMPMGMASLLTAPLVTDGSGEDSPVIHCRPRSLFRSPSAPGPLPCRPGAKRPDHPGDENTPVRVKRRRSVAGSQVTTVEQNPESPRPSCSLLQRSKSFCPTDIIEKLLDGEDGSTELIGDFTKPFVLPTVEGKHQDLKYITPDTMVAALSCQFDQLVDQVIVMDCRYPYEFDGGHIKGALNLHQEDQVEDFLLKTPIVPSCPDKRVVIIFHCEFSSERGPRMCRFVRERDRAVNEYPVLHYPELYILKGGYKDFFPHFQSQCEPQAYRPMHHEDFKEDLRKFRLKSRTWAGERSKRDMYSRLKKL; encoded by the exons ATGGAGTCGGATGATGTTTTTGTCCCAACTAGTCCTGTTAGCGCTGTTTTGAAAAGAAGGCCCGACGGGATCCCCGGGCTTTCCTCGCTCTTTCTCCCCGAGAtgagcacaaagaactcccacTGCAGGGACCTGTTCTCCCCCGGACCCGCCGCTGTGCTGTCTCCGGTCACCAATCTGGCCCTGGACATGAACAACTTGGCCGTACTCGGAAG ccaATGCGATACCCCGAAAAGGAGAAAGCATGCTCGCCTTGATAAGATTCCCTCCTTCGCTTCCGACGTCTCCTCTGATGCTG GCCTCGGCATGGACTCCCCCAGCCCCATGGATGCTGTTGAAATGGACGACTC GTTTGAAAAAGCCATTCAACATTCGAGCCGCGTTGTCAACGA GAGGATGCCAATTAGAAGAATCAACTCATTGCCA ctgcagctccagTGCTTTAGTCCATCTCTAAAAGGACAGGAAACCGATTCCCACCGCTATGGAATATTTGGCCAGCCGCCCTCCAGAATGTCGGCCGCCTCCGGCCCTCGTTGCGAGAACAAGGAAAACCTGCCTGAG gAGGGCTTTGAATTCAAGAAACCAACCAAGCCGGTGTCCCGCTGTCGCGTTCGCTCCTTCAACGGCAGTCGCTCCAAGGACGCGTTTGCCCGCCGCCCCAGCTCGGCGCCGGCCCTCATG TTCTCGCCGCCTCCTCCGATGCAGCCGCTCGACTTTGACTCCAGCCCCGTGTTCGTGCGGCGCCCGTCGCTTCtagacgacgaggacgacggcTTCCTGGAGGCCCTGGACGACAACATGGAG AACGACTCGGGGATGCCGATGGGGATGGCGAGCCTGCTCACGGCGCCGCTGGTGACCGACGGCTCGGGAGAAGATTCT ccggTGATCCACTGCCGGCCGCGCAGCCTGTTCCGTTCCCCCTCGGCGCCCGGCCCGCTGCCGTGCCGCCCCGGCGCCAAGCGCCCCGACCACCCCGGGGACGAGAACACGCCGGTGCGGGTGAAGAGGCGACGCAGCGTGGCGGGATCGCAGGTCACCACCGTGGAACAGAACCCCGAATCCCCGAGACCG agctgcTCGCTGCTGCAGAGGTCCAAGTCCTTCTGCCCGACGGACATCATCGAGAAGCTGCTGGACGGCGAGGACGGCTCCACCGAGCTGATCGGGGATTTCACCAAG ccCTTTGTGCTGCCCACAGTGGAAGGAAAACACCAAGACCTCAAGTACATCACTCCGGACACG ATGGTGGCGGCTCTGTCCTGTCAGTTTGACCAGCTGGTGGACCAGGTGATCGTCATGGACTGCCGTTACCCCTACGAGTTTGACGGGGGACACATCAAG GGCGCTCTGAACCTCCACCAggaggaccaggtggaggacTTCCTCCTCAAAACGCCCATCGTCCCGTCCTGCCCGGACAAGCGCGTCGTCATCATCTTCCACTGCGAGTTCTCGTCGGAGCGCGGCCCCCGGATGTGCCGCTTCGTGCGCGAGCGGGACCGCGCCGTCAACGAGTACCCGGTCCTCCACTACCCCGAGCTCTACATCCTCAAGGGCGGCTACAAGGACTTCTTCCCCCATTTCcag TCTCAGTGTGAGCCTCAGGCCTACAGGCCCATGCACCACGAGGACTTCAAGGAGGACCTGAGGAAGTTTCGCCTCAAGAGTCGCACCTGGGCCGGCGAGCGCAGCAAGCGGGACATGTACAGCCGGCTGAAGAAGCTTTGA
- the ap5s1 gene encoding AP-5 complex subunit sigma-1 yields the protein MVRCFLIHTVCPVASLGPGESRVLYSRVFGPDVGLWSDRNRELSPEERRVLQKETIMVVARQVHGAASLSREASGRPPVEAAPGDEALALQEADGGAVRLRAGDPFPEETSALWLAVQSLGFTLVCEPHENLLLAEGTLRNLTRHCLESLHMLGQGSEVLLRSNRVDALLSRLLPHGQLLFLNHRFAHSLEKEAAAYAAK from the exons ATGGTTCGCTGCTTCCTGATCCACACCGTGTGCCCGGTCGCTTCTCTCGGCCCCGGGgagagccgcgtgctttacTCCCGGGTCTTCGGTCCCGACGTGGGCCTCTGGTCCGACCGGAACCGGGAGCTGAGCCCCGAGGAGAGGCGAGTCCTGCAGAAGGAGACGATCATGGTGGTGGCGAG GCAGGTCCACGGCGCCGCCTCGCTGTCCCGGGAGGCCTCGGGTCGCCCGCCGGTGGAGGCGGCGCCCGGCGATGAGGCGCTCGCCCTGCAGGAGGCCGACGGCGGCGCGGTGCGCCTGAGGGCCGGGGACCCCTTCCCCGAGGAGACCAGCGCCCTGTGGCTGGCCGTGCAGAGCCTGGGCTTCACGCTGGTCTGCGAGCCCCACGAGAACCTCCTGCTGGCCGAGGGGACCCTGCGGAACCTGACCCGGCACTGCCTGGAGTCGCTGCACATGCTGGGCCAAGGCAGCGAG GTCCTGCTGAGGAGCAACCGCGTGGACGCTCTGCTCAGCCGCCTGCTTCCTCACGggcagctcctcttcctcaaccaCCGCTTCGCCCACAGCCTGGAGAAGGAAGCGGCGGCCTACGCGGCCAAGTGA
- the emx1 gene encoding homeobox protein EMX1, producing the protein MMFPSAGKRCFTIESLVAKENPLISEDPIRPTALSYSNPTTDALMNSYQNPPARSLYQSPDLVFPENHPSLTVAPHQLGGSHHLQHPHFFGTQHRDPLNFYPWVLRNRFFGHRFQGNEVPQDSLLLHGPFARKPKRIRTAFSPSQLLRLERAFEKNHYVVGAERKQLANGLSLSETQVKVWFQNRRTKYKRQKLEEEGPDSQQKKKGNHHINRWRMATKQPGSEDIDVTSED; encoded by the exons ATGATGTTTCCTTCTGCAGGAAAACGCTGCTTCACCATCGAGTCTCTGGTCGCCAAAGAGAACCCGCTAATCTCCGAGGACCCCATCCGCCCGACGGCTCTGAGCTACTCCAACCCGACGACAGATGCCTTAATGAACAGTTACCAGAACCCGCCGGCCAGGAGCCTGTACCAGAGCCCGGACCTGGTGTTCCCGGAGAACCACCCCTCCCTCACCGTGGCTCCTCACCAGCTCGGAGGCTCCCACCACTTGCAGCATCCGCACTTCTTCGGGACGCAGCACCGAGACCCGCTCAACTTCTACCCCTGGGTCCTGCGCAACCGCTTTTTCGGACACCGGTTTCAAG GTAACGAGGTGCCGCAGGACAGCCTGCTCCTCCACGGGCCTTTCGCCAGGAAACCCAAACGCATCCGGACGGCCTTCTCTCCGTCCCAGCTCCTGCGGCTGGAGAGAGCCTTCGAGAAGAACCACTACGTCGTCGGGGCCGAGAGGAAGCAGCTAGCGAACGGCCTGAGTCTCTCCGAAACGCAG GTGAAGGTGTGGTTCCAGAACCGGCGGACCAAGTACAAGCgccagaagctggaggaggagggacccGACagccagcagaagaagaagggaaaccACCACATCAACAGATGGCGCATGGCCACCAAGCAGCCCGGCTCCGAGGACATAGACGTCACCTCGGAGGACTAA
- the noto gene encoding homeobox protein notochord: MQVPNRPVGAYGYSVRNYAPASLYPQYQGATKPASGKSFTIDALLAKPENAPSCRASPPPCGEKYHPGYPVLPLPGHAGLPMGASPYAYSPNMLHSVLHAQPGYSVYCCPPFSYTSSCRGAFYTQASMSKVNAGLHSFKTKGGKSKRMRTSFTSEQLSRLEKEFARQQYMVGSERFLLASALQLTEAQVKVWFQNRRIKWRKQSLEQQQAKLAKLGLAAPLKSPGSEGQGDEVDEDEEFSDLDVDIDVSDDSAEHC, from the exons ATGCAGGTGCCCAACAGACCGGTGGGAGCTTATGGATACTCCGTGCGTAATTACGCACCGGCATCGCTCTACCCGCAGTACCAGGGCGCGACGAAGCCTGCCAGCGGGAAATCTTTCACCATCGATGCTTTGCTCGCCAAGCCGGAGAACGCACCCAGCTGCCGGGCGAGTCCTCCTCCGTGCGGAGAGAAATACCACCCGGGATACCCGGTTCTGCCCCTCCCGGGACACGCGGGCTTACCGATGGGTGCGTCACCTTACGCCTACTCTCCGAACATGTTGCACTCCGTGCTCCACGCGCAACCCGGATACTCGGTCTACTGCTGCCCACCTTTCTCCTACACATCCTCGTGTCGAGGAGCATTTTACACacaag CTTCAATGTCCAAAGTGAACGCGGGGCTGCACTCTTTCAAAACTAAAGGAGGCAAGTCGAAACGGATGCGCACCAGCTTCACCAGCGAGCAGCTGTCCCGGCTGGAGAAGGAGTTCGCGCGGCAGCAGTACATGGTGGGGTCGGAGCGGTTCCTCCTGGCCTCGGCCCTCCAGCTCACAGAAGCTCAG GTCAAAGTCTGGTTCCAGAACCGACGCATCAAGTGGCGCAAACAGAgtctggagcagcagcaggccaaGCTGGCCAAACTGGGCCTGGCCGCGCCGCTAAAAAGCCCCGGTTCTGAGGGCCAGGGGGACGAAgtggacgaggacgaggagttCTCCGACCTGGACGTGGACATTGATGTGTCTGATGACTCTGCTGAGCACTGCTGA